A DNA window from Suncus etruscus isolate mSunEtr1 chromosome 8, mSunEtr1.pri.cur, whole genome shotgun sequence contains the following coding sequences:
- the GPX3 gene encoding glutathione peroxidase 3 encodes MARLFGAACLLPLLLAGFCRGQDSKVDCQDGVTGTIYDYGALAIDGEEYIPFKNYEGKYVLFVNVASFUGLTGQYVELNALQEELEPHGLVILGFPSNQFGKQEPGENAEILAILKHVRPGGGFIPKFQLFEKGDVNGDKEQKVFTFLKNACPPTTELVGQPARLFWEPMKVRDIRWNFEKFLVGPNGVPIMRWHHRTQISTIKADILAYIKQAAPEAGK; translated from the exons ATGGCCCGGCTGTTTGGTGCAGCCTGTCTTCTCCCCCTGCTCCTCGCTGGCTTCTGCCGGGGACAGGACTCTAAG GTGGACTGCCAGGATGGCGTAACTGGCACCATCTACGACTATGGAGCCCTGGCCATCGACGGTGAGGAATACATCCCCTTCAAGAACTACGAGGGCAAGTACGTCCTCTTTGTCAACGTGGCCAGCTTTTGAGGCTTGACGGGCCAGTACGTTG aACTGAATGCACTGCAGGAGGAGCTGGAGCCCCACGGGCTGGTCATCCTGGGCTTCCCCTCCAACCAATTCGGAAAGCAGGAGCCAGGAGAGAACGCGGAGATCCTGGCCATCCTCAA GCACGTCCGGCCTGGTGGCGGCTTTATCCCCAAGTTCCAGCTCTTTGAAAAAGGGGACGTGAATGGGGACAAGGAGCAGAAGGTGTTCACGTTCCTGAAG AATGCCTGCCCGCCCACCACAGAGTTGGTGGGCCAGCCCGCGCGCCTCTTCTGGGAGCCCATGAAGGTGCGTGACATCCGCTGGAACTTCGAGAAGTTCCTGGTGGGGCCCAATGGTGTCCCCATCATGCGCTGGCACCACCGCACCCAGATCAGCACCATCAAGGCAGACATCCTGGCCTACATAAAGCAGGCAGCGCCAGAAGCCGGGAAGTAA